The DNA window CTgctaataaaatacatatatagtatTAAGTATAATACAATAATGTACTATACACTATAATACATAGTATTTAGCACATAgtatattattatgtaattacatatggtatactacatatacatatatttataatatatattaatatatatatatatattatagtacaTAATTGTAGATGCATACTAGATTGTATATAGTATAGCACAGTGTAGCAATATATTTGTACTAtactatgtaatatatatatatataactctataCTGTGTATAAAGTGGTGACCTCATGTGTtctaactttaaatggaagaaaCAAATGCCATCTCAAACATATAAATGAAGCAGAATTATTGGAATGaagtaattaaattaattaaatacacAGACATTTTCAGTGCCTCCGATCCCACACTAACAGTATAACGACAGATTTACGGAGTTGGTCTATTCCAGCATTCCTAAGTGACCCGTGTAATAAACTCACACACAAATGCTACAAACTAACACACTGTATAAGCGAGGATGCGCTCAGTAAAGCATGGCAGCGCCTGGCTCTTTTAAACCGTGCAGATTCCTGAAGTTCTTTACTCACTCTCTGTAGGCCCGGAGTGTGGAGGTGCTGCGTCTCCGGCTGCTCCAAGTGAaagaactcacacacacaagtggCTGCTCTTTAGTCGGCCTGGAGTTTATGGAAATGAGCGCTGACATCAGCCTTATAAAGAGGAGAGCAAAAAGAGGAGTGCAAGGGCCAAAACTGTAGTTCCCTCAGTCAAGTTCAAGCACATGGCCAGCAATTCAGTGTGTGACAAATTGGCATGCAAGTGCATGGTGGGAGTGGGGGGTggtttggggtggggggtgcagCTGAACCAGCCAGCCAAGGTAAAGGTTTAGTTAGCCAGTTGGAATATTCTCCTTATTTAAGCTTCCAGTCTCACCCTTAAGACATTCTGCATTACAGCAGTAACCATAACATCAGCCTAATATCCTCATAATTAAGTTCATTAGAagcatttattattcattaatgcaataatttatttattattaataactaaaCAAACTAAAGCAAagcctttgttgttttttctctgAATAGTCTACACTGTGTaaagtgaaaagtgaagctTCCTACATGGTTCTTGGCTCAGACAAACTGGAAAGGCCTTTGATTAATTGggtttttctttaaaaaaaaaaaaaggttattcaCACACTCAAAACATCTTCCCCAAAAATCCTTCCTGGTTCAAGATTGCACATTTATTGAAATGCACATCCCTAAACATGAAGGTGGTTCGTTGAGTGAcgccagagaagaaccatttttggttccatcaTGTTTACATCAAGTCCAGGAATGGCCTATTTACACTGTAGTTCTgcatatatctatctatctatctatctatatatatatatatatatatatatatatatatatatatatatatatatatatatatatatatatatatatatatattaaaagctCCACATGTAAATGAATGCAGTCGCCCACCCCTCGTTCTCATGGAGAAAAAGGTCTGTTTTTGTGGGAAGGAGTGGAGTAGGGGCGTGGCCATCATCACATTTGCATATATTCAAATAAAGCGTGACCAATATGCATAGGCCTTCAACAATAGCAGCCGACTCCCACCAGTCCTTTAGTCTATGTCCCTCTCCTCAGAGGCCGCAGTGAAAGGAGTGTGAGAAAAGTGAGGCCCATGCCAGCTTCCAATGCTTCTCCATTTGGGGACTGAATAATGTGTTTTGTTCTCACGGCTCACGGGTGGCCATGAATGTGCTTCCAAAACCAGTCACCATCTATAAGCTGTAATGGGTTTAAAAGAGATTCTCTCtgtgcaaaaataaatattttgagCCGCTCCAATGGCAACAGGTTGCAAAATGCTCCTCTATGCACACAAAAAACAATTAGAGTCTGAGGAAGACGACAAGGCGCCAACATTTGAAGGAATAAATGAGCCACTGAAACGTGCAAATGAAGCCAGGGGGCTCAGATTTGTGCTTCTTATGGCCATGTAAGCTTCTGATTGAACATTTCCACCAAACTTCAATGTTTTCAGaggttttttgtttcttttgttttgtttttgtttggtccTAAAGTTCAAAATACTCAGGGTCAGATTACTGACCTAATCATGGTCCACACCCAGCGATTTGTCAATGATTTCTAGATTGGGCAAGACTGGCGATTGTTATTGatttaaaattataattattctGCACATCAGAGAAAGCTGACACTGTTAGGATGGATCAGTTGTTGCTCTGTTGTATAATTAAGCTAATCAGTTAGTATCGGTCCAGAGTCTAGTTTTAACTCTTCTAATGAAgcatacagctactttaagttgcacacattgctgaatATGACTGGCACagatcatcatgaccctattggctacatgctgtctaatgccaggtgtggactagaggggtataaagccccccagcattgaggagctgtggagcagtggaagaactgtgctctctggaatgatggtggaggagctccatccagtacttttgaatggggagttgggaatgatgaggtggggtggtgatcattatccaacaccctgacttcactaatgctcttgtcaatgaatgcaatcaaatcctcacagcaatgctcctccagaatctagcagaaagtcttcttctctggacagtagagacagttactccaacagaagcagaatcagctcttttaatccccttgatttcagaagaaacaatcaatgagcatgtgtcccaatacttctgtccagtAGTGTGCTTCAGTAAAAGATTCCTACAGTTTTTAATTTGATTGAAGTGAACTGCTCTCCTTGTTCTTCAAATAACACCAATGATCTGGTTACACTGTCTCCTGTCAATGAGTGGAcaagtgatcagtcagttcttgaaggtgctgaagcaggagaaatggacaagcataagaatctgaaacAAGAGCCGAACTGTGAtgttcagaacatctccagaacatcaggcaggtcttgtggggtgttcctgggtgtgcagtggtcagcaaGTAGCAAAAGTGCCCCAAGGAAGGACAAACGATGAAACCTGACAGGGTCCCAAGGCTCTCATTgctgctcatggaggtcccacctgtTGCTAATGGTAGTCTTGGAGtgcacaggacaccttcagagggattgtggagtccatgccttgacgggtcagagctgtttaaaTGGCATGAGGGGGACCTTCACAGTATTagtcaggtggttttaatgttatgtctTTGTGCACATGGACATGGTGTAGCTACCTTACTCTTCCTACACAACACACCCCAGCGCTGGTAGATAAACACAGTCCTGAGTATTTGAGTAATGCTGCTTGTCCACGTCTCTGACAGCGTTACAGTGACTTTGTGgaattcaaaaaaaaaaaaatacaactgtGCATCAAATAAAGTGGGAAATTACAGCAAAGGCACGTCTTCCTTTCAAACACAAGCCGTATCCCCTAAACAAATGCAGACGCATGCTAGATGATCATTTCAATAACACTGAGCATGCTGGCAGACTTACGGGGGGTTTCTTTTCTGTGCATCAGTGGAGGAAAACAGCCCAGGGATGAGCTGCCACATAAATGCATGGAAACAAATAGCTCACgaaaagctgctgttttttccTTTATGCAACAAAAGTAGGTGATTTACACATTCAGGCTGAAATGAAGGCCCCAGATTTGGGTACGTTTCAGTATTCCATTGGGCTACATCCTCTATATAATACCAGAGACAGTGCTTTGACTGTTCACCATGTCCAGCATGTGTGTATCACTGATTCTCTGCTGTACCTCTTCATAGTGCTCAACAGTAGTTACACAGTTACCTGATATAAAACAGAGGAGGTTTAACTTCTCAGCTTCTTGGAATCATTCAGAAAATGATGGAAGATTATGCCTTCAGCCATCACCTTCCTGTCCTGGTGCAGGGCCTACTCAGGTACACTGGGCACAGGGCGCCTGTCCAAAACAGTGTTTCCCTTTAGGACTTGGTTTAGCAGTGGCGGCAGACCCACACTCGAACCCGGCCCGCCGACACACCCTCCCGCGAGAAGAATGTGACACGATgctaaaatgagaaaatatcaCGTAAGATATAAAATACAGTGAAACTAGACTGTTAAACAACCTCATTAACCTGTGAACTCTTCATTTAGATCTATTTTCTACACACAGCATCTTTCCCCCACCGTGAGCTGGCCACTCTCCAGCGGAAAGACAGGGCTGGACAGGGCTGGGATCGTAACGCTAGCTGAGGTAGCCTAGCCTTAGCATCTCTTGCTTTACCAAAAGATCTGAAGGTCTGCTTTCCTCAGAGTAAATCTCAAGTCACTGTGAACTCCTGTGGCAGAAGAAAAgtgctctgtgtgtctgtgtgtcggCGCCAGTGTGCGTCAGGCTTTCCGTTACTTTGTGAAAGTTCCCTTCTGCTGTAAAAACCTCTCTAATATAACTTCAGCTAGTCTaacctaactctctctctcctctcctctccctgtctttctcatGTCTCTCTCCAGCGTTAGAAGCACTGGATGGGGCGTCATCATGTCTCCACATCCTGTCTCCGTCATTTCCGAAGTAAGGCCCTCTGCAGAGTTTGACATTTCATAGAATTCTGAAGCAGCGGCGGAAACACTGGTAACACACCCAACTAGGGGCAGTTCAGCACTGCCAGTCCCCCTACTAGCAGGTTTACTGGAGGAAGCCAGAGTAGATGAAGAACGAGAAGAACACAGACaggactgaacccacaaccccaggtgCTGTACACTGCTCCAGCAAGCAGCTCTGAAGGACGACATTCAACCGAAACCTCTCGATCCCAAACCCAGATCATTCCAGCAGTGTCTGCATACTAGAGATTCACAGGTCTTCAAaaatctttaaatctttaataaaaaaaaaaaccatctgTCACAAGAGGTTTAACTAAAATACTGCATTGACCTTTTTTAGcatttacagccatttttacagAGTTAAAAGTAAATGGACGCTTGATTGATAAGCGGTTTCATGGTCAGATGTGGCTGTTCTCTAATTATCATGACAAATTTAGGAGATAAGAGGATGGTTTGGTTCCAAGGGTTGAATTTGCATCTAGAACCCATTCAGTGACCTCTCAATATGTGGTCCAAAAAGGTGCTGATGCAAGTGAAGAGGGTCATCATTAGACTGAACTAACAGAACACACCTATCagagagagcagaaactgtagGAGTGGCCCAATCAACAAGCTGGTTCattctttaaaaagaaaaaccagAAGGACAACATGGAGGGAATGATCTCAGAACTCCTTCTGTGGCGAAGAAAACCCTCTTGAtgatatcaataataataataataataataataataataataataataataatcattattattataagaataGTTGTATTATATTGGTACTATAAGTAGTAGCACTAATATGCACAATCATGCCCCATAGCTGAccttattataatattattattgttatttttattattattattataagaataGTTGTATTATATTTGTACTATACGTAGTAGCACTAATATGCACAATCATGCCCCATAGCTGACTTTTTTAgactttattttattgatgCAACACAACTACAAAAAATTCTAAATTATTAGAAATAGTTTACATATTTGCAAATGGTCTATTTTTACTACTTGTATATGAATAGcagtaaaataaactaaaataacaaaatacaaacaaacaataaaaaaataaaatgccaaTAATCAGATAATCAGATAATATGGAATtcaaaattatataaataatatttgcaAAGCTCCAGATAACTGATTTATCATTTGAAGGGAAGTGATCCACTATTTCACTTCTATTGAAAGCTCTAGGACAGGCTATGATGAAGGCTTTTCGGTCAGGTCTTGGTTCATCACTCTTCTGACGTCACCATCCTCCGCCCCTCTGATCTTCCCACCTTCTGTTTTCTATGTAGCTCCTTCTAAACCAGCTTCAGTAAAACCCCACGAGCTGTCCGTGTTTTCTGTCCCCACATTTAACTCCTTCTAGACCCAGCTGCGATGTCTTGAGAGACAGCACCTCGTGTCGTCCAGCCCAGAGACTATTTCTGTCCCCTGTCGCCACAGTGTGAGCCAATGAGCGCGCTTGAGCGATCCTTTGGGCCAATCATATTTCAGAACTCACGCGGGTCCCGCCTTCTCTCGCACTGACCTCCACGCAGAGGCGCGCGCAGGTCGCAGATGTCAATCAAACGCCCATTCAGCTGTTCCAGGAGCGGCGAGCTACCCGAGACCCTCTGCTTCAAGCCGTTTCTCCAGCATGGTGAGTTAAATCCAGCCAGATCTGCTCTGAATCGCTGCTTTCTGTCGGTAAAATACTAGAGGTTTGACTGCAGGGGACTTTTATTGTGTGCTAGCGCCGCTAGCCTGCAGGCTGGCCACTGTTGCCTGGCTAGCTGAGTTAGCACTAGCTGCTAGCTGAGTTTAAATGAGGCTGAAATGCAAACTTTCAGAATTATGTCCTGCATTGATTTATGATCTGTATGGTTTACTCATTTATTGAACGGGTTTGCTGTTAGTTGCGATGCAGGCACAGCCCTGTTAGCGTGGCTGGATTTAGTTAGCTTGTTAGCCAGCTGGCTAACTAACCCACTTTACAAAGAGTTGGAGTTTCAGCAGCTGCTCGCAGCTCCACAGTCCAGCCTGCCCTCTCCAAccactccagcacacacacagctggtctagtccctgtagagaagaagtactgccaatagaataggactctctggagcagatcagcatcatgaccctattggctccatgctgcctaatgccaggcgtgggctagaggggtataaagccccccagcattgaggagctgtgttcaatacttttgggatgcatTGAGACTTTACCAATGCTCCTGTCACTGAATTCTCCTCCagattctagtagaaagtcttcttctctggacagtagagacagttactccaacagaagcaggatcagctcttttaatacccttgatttcataagaagcagtaactgagcaggtgtcccaatacttttgtccatatagtgtatctttaaCGGGATGCTCTTGAGTGTGTGAAAAAGTTCATTATAAACATGTAGGAGCAGCTAAGCTTACCTCACGCATGAGCTTTAGGTCACTGTGCCCATTGCTCAATGCAAAATGAAGACTAGAGGAATAGAAACCCCCCAAGCTTTGGAATGACTCTCTGAAGTGATTAAGCTCCATCCggtcttttgggatgagctggaacTGCACCTGTGATCCAGAACCTAAAGCAGTTGAGTGTAGAGTGTAAAGGCTTTAATGGTTTTGGGTGAGCAGCTGACTTTATATGTGTGCTCTGTCCTGTAGGCGCTGATGGGAGTTCAGCTGGTGGTCAGCTTGCTGGCCGTCAGTATAATGCAGAAAATGGCCCCACATTGCTCCTTTGCACGCTGGCTCTTATGCAACGGCAGGTAAGGCTTAAAGCTTTGTGGATAATTCTACCTCCCAGTGCTCCCATTCTCAGGACCTCTGCTGAtatctctttcttctttctttatgCAGTCTGCTGAGGTTCAAACACCCTTCTGAAGGAGAACTTTGTGCTCTGGCAGGCAAGCAGATACCCAACAAGAGCAGCAGGAGAGACAGGTGACAGctgagaagcagcagcagcagcagcagcagctgtctgtacagaaccatgttttctttctctctggttTTCCTGACTTAAGCTGTTTTTCAGGAGGCAGAATGGCCACGGGGAACCCAAGCCACTCACAGTCCCGAAGGACATAGACTTACACCTGGAAAGCACTCCTGTGAATGTTTTAGATGCCCTGGGTGAGTCTCGGAGTGATGCTTGTGATCTCTTGGTGATCCTCTCTTCTGCTTCTCGTGTTCATCGCCCTGGTTGTCACTTGTTTGTTGCAGTTCTGCGCTTCTTCGTCGAGTATCAGTGGTTGATCGACTTCGCTGTGTATGCGACGGGCATTTACCTCTTCACTGAAGGCTACTACTTTGTAGTGGATGCCAGTAAAGAGGTCAATATTGGGGCCATCTGGTGCGTCCTGATGGTATTCTTCGGACTGTATCCTTAAACCAAATTGCTCTGCAGTAACAGAGGGTCTTCCTTCAGTGCACCTTCACAGCAGGTCTACTTGATTAAATGACCAATGAGTGTCCAGTGTCCTGTAATCCTTGACTTCAGTTCTCAGGAGGACACTCCATGTTCTAATGAGCCACTATTTCCGCTCCGATGAGGGCGGTGAGCGTTCTGTGTGCCTGGCATTCGGGTTCCTGTCTCTTCTCATGGCCATGCTGGTTCTGGTGGTGAGGGAGGACTATTTGGAGTTCGGCCTGGAGCCTGGTATGGTGTCGGCTTCCTTTCTTTACCACCAGTCCTGATTTTTACGTTATCACAAACCATAAAGTACATTTCTGACTTTTCAGGTTTCACCAGTGTGTTCGACAACTTTGAAGCGTTTGCCAAACAGCAAGGTCTTGAGTGGTCGTAAGTATTCTGAAGTCTCTCATGCATGTGCACACATCAGTACACTGTCTTCTACTTATCTTTCGATATTCTTTAGAGTGCCTTTCACCAAACTTGGAGTGAAGTTGGGCTTGGCTGTCATTTGTGCCTTCCTTGGAGCTCTTCTTGCATTCCCTGGACTTCGCCTGGCCCAAACACACCTAGACGCTGTGCAGATGAATGCTGATCGGCCAATCATTCAGTGAGAAGCTCTGCGTTATGTTTAAGTAAAATGATAGTTTGAACAATGAACAGTTATGTATGTAAAATGAGCTACAAGATCCTTAATATAGATTTTTGTTCTGTCTTGTTTTTACAGAATCCTCCTACACACCAGTTTCCTCTCTCCACTGGTTATCCTTGTGTTGTGGGTAAAGCCTCTTGCTCGTGACTTCTTAGGAAAGGCTCCTTTGGGAAAGACATCAGTCACTTTGTAAGCACCCTGCTGAGACCATTGTCACAGAAACGTTCTCACTGGTCATGCTATATGAACTACTATACTCCTTATTATACTACATACTATATGACTTATTGTCTGCCTGCTAGCAGTAACTGATGCTTATTAACTTGAACATTgactttattcatttaattagcAGGGATAATTCACATTAAAGGCACTGTATTTTGTTTGCTTCCTATTTACAGTATAAACACAGGGCTTTATTCCAGTGTGCAAACAGACAAATCTTATACAGAGCCTTTAatgaatataatttaatatactgTAAATGTGCCAGGTTTAGCCAAAGTTAACAGTCCTTTTCACTCTCACAGAcaaaataaaatgcacaaaGCACTTACAGTTACAGCAGTGTTTGAATAAACTATCTCTGAAATAACTGTTAGATTCACTGTTCGATGCTTTGTTTGTATTCTCCAGGCTTTCTAGCTCAGCCTTCGACTCTGTGCGTCTCTGGACGAtcgtggtgttgtgtgtgttgaagCTGCTGCTCACTCGTCACCACCTGCAGGCCTACCTTAATCTTGCCCCCAAGTGGGTGGAGCAGATGAAGAAGGAGGCGGGACGTATAGCTGCGATTGACATCCAAAGAAAGGCAAGAACCAtacctcattttttttttttttgtccttggTCGGCTCATCTGCGCATTTACCCACACAGGAGAGTGCCCCCGCGTAACAGGAGAGTGCCCCCGCGTAACAGGAGAGTGCCCCCGCGTAACAGGAGAGTGCCCCCGCGTAACAGGAGGTTCTGTTTGGATAGCTGCAGAAATTACTGACTGTAACCTAAATCAGATTTGCGAAGGTGTGATTTAGGAAGTATTGTTTGCTGTTTAGATTCAAGATGCCTCAAGTCTAGAGACTCTGTCTAGACCAAAGGTGCAGTCTAGGTTATGTAGGTGTGAGCTTTAGGTTGCTGTTCATAAGCTGACCACTTTCTCTTTCTACAGGTTACCCGTGTGTACTGCTACCTGACTGTGGTGACTCTGCAGTACCTCATACCTGTTCTGCTCGTGCTCTTCTCAACTCTGGCCCTCAAGTCTTTAGGTAAGATGTTTGTCACTTACAGACTGTTCAACATTTCATCTTTCAGTTTGATCAAAGCCCGTATTTGAGGACACTCGGTAGAGTtttgagaagagaaaagtgGCGTGAGTTGTAGGCTGTTGGCGGATCTTTTGCACCACCAATCGGAATCATGGTGGCAAGATCCTTGT is part of the Salminus brasiliensis chromosome 17, fSalBra1.hap2, whole genome shotgun sequence genome and encodes:
- the tmem161a gene encoding transmembrane protein 161A; protein product: MALMGVQLVVSLLAVSIMQKMAPHCSFARWLLCNGSLLRFKHPSEGELCALAGKQIPNKSSRRDRRQNGHGEPKPLTVPKDIDLHLESTPVNVLDALVLRFFVEYQWLIDFAVYATGIYLFTEGYYFVVDASKEVNIGAIWCVLMVFFGLRTLHVLMSHYFRSDEGGERSVCLAFGFLSLLMAMLVLVVREDYLEFGLEPGFTSVFDNFEAFAKQQGLEWSVPFTKLGVKLGLAVICAFLGALLAFPGLRLAQTHLDAVQMNADRPIIQILLHTSFLSPLVILVLWVKPLARDFLGKAPLGKTSVTLLSSSAFDSVRLWTIVVLCVLKLLLTRHHLQAYLNLAPKWVEQMKKEAGRIAAIDIQRKVTRVYCYLTVVTLQYLIPVLLVLFSTLALKSLGDYSWGLGAETPGVTLAPVLPTIPPTSLPTAEDEDDLEDMEEDIQATVAHLSEAFTALRAVLTPIFFRGVFAFLTWWVAACQLISSLFGIYFHQYLMQS